The Bacteriovorax sp. Seq25_V genome includes a region encoding these proteins:
- the alaS gene encoding alanine--tRNA ligase → MKKLSSTEIREKFLEYFEKNDHLKIKPASIVPENDPTLLFINSGMAPLKNYFLGREVPPSPRLANFQPCIRTKDIDDVGDRHHLTIFEMMGSWSIGDYYKERACELAYNLLVKELGFPAERLYFTVYGGNEAIGIKPDFESVEAWKKCGVPEDHIVMLGDDNFWGPAGDTGPCGPCTEVFFDCGPEYGPEYKPGGHFDDVSRYIEIWNAGVFMELNKNKDGSFDPLPLKSVDTGSGLERLAMVMGGHDSVYDTDLLKPLVDLSRELIKTDDVATNRMLSDHMRATVMILAEGVMPSNEGQGYIPRRLIRKCVAACISRGVSHPDFTKHVDKTIEILGDNYPQLKSAREAILYNLSQEVDEFVPTVRNGLEMIASELQTNKKSNELFPGKIAFELVTTHGLPLEVIKAELKSKKIPFDEKGFEECYEEHRKTSRVISRKGSTSEDQAKVEEAFLSEENTEFTGYDKTKDLSTVVKTYSSDGQTIYFSTFKTPFYGESGGQAGDIGYATTSNGKVEIIDTIKIKGTHVHVGHVIEGKLEEGDQVELVVDEKNRKASMRNHTATHLLHSALHKVIGTHAIQKGSSVSADRLRFDFQNPGAVTKDELEKVELLVNSWIMSNNSKTTDLCGYEEAIEKGAMALFGEKYDSEVRVVSFGPESVELCGGTHVNATGDIGLFLITAESSVAKGVRRIEAVTGEKAILLMQERAKFLRDASEELKVKPEEVATKIKELRIEMKNKIKEAKENAGSASLEKEIKLEVSGVKFFAGVTSGDPNDLKAMGDDLINRGEYQLICLTGKDDKSVKAFVWSNDSLNKKVKAGDALKNILEVIGGRGGGKPQFAQGGSPEVAKLPDLVKYLESDFQAWLSTKI, encoded by the coding sequence ATGAAGAAGCTTAGTTCTACGGAAATTAGAGAAAAATTTCTTGAATACTTTGAGAAAAATGATCACTTAAAAATTAAACCAGCATCAATTGTTCCAGAGAACGATCCTACGCTTCTTTTTATTAACTCTGGTATGGCACCTCTCAAAAATTACTTTCTTGGAAGAGAAGTTCCTCCAAGTCCAAGACTTGCTAACTTCCAACCATGTATTCGTACAAAAGATATCGATGATGTTGGAGACAGGCACCACCTCACAATTTTTGAAATGATGGGGTCATGGTCAATCGGTGACTACTACAAAGAAAGAGCATGTGAACTTGCTTATAATCTTCTTGTTAAGGAATTAGGTTTTCCAGCTGAGAGATTATACTTCACTGTTTATGGTGGAAACGAAGCTATTGGTATTAAGCCAGACTTTGAATCTGTAGAAGCTTGGAAGAAATGTGGAGTTCCTGAGGACCATATCGTTATGCTTGGTGATGATAACTTTTGGGGACCAGCAGGGGACACTGGTCCATGTGGTCCATGTACAGAGGTCTTCTTTGATTGTGGTCCAGAGTATGGTCCAGAATATAAACCAGGTGGGCACTTTGATGATGTTAGTCGCTACATTGAAATTTGGAACGCTGGCGTTTTCATGGAGCTTAACAAAAATAAAGACGGAAGCTTTGATCCACTTCCACTAAAGTCTGTTGATACAGGTTCAGGTCTTGAAAGACTTGCCATGGTCATGGGTGGACATGACTCTGTTTATGATACAGATCTTTTAAAGCCACTTGTTGATCTTTCTAGAGAACTCATTAAAACTGATGATGTAGCAACTAATCGTATGCTTTCTGATCACATGAGAGCAACGGTAATGATCCTTGCTGAAGGTGTAATGCCAAGTAATGAAGGTCAGGGATATATTCCAAGAAGACTAATTAGAAAATGTGTTGCTGCTTGTATTTCTCGTGGTGTTTCTCATCCAGACTTTACTAAGCATGTTGATAAAACAATTGAGATTCTTGGAGATAATTACCCACAACTAAAATCTGCAAGAGAGGCGATTCTTTATAACCTTTCTCAAGAGGTTGATGAATTCGTTCCGACTGTTAGAAACGGTTTAGAGATGATTGCGTCTGAATTGCAAACAAATAAGAAATCAAATGAACTATTTCCAGGGAAAATTGCATTTGAACTTGTTACAACTCATGGTCTACCTCTTGAAGTCATTAAAGCAGAACTAAAGAGTAAGAAAATTCCATTTGATGAGAAGGGATTTGAAGAGTGTTACGAAGAACATAGAAAAACTTCACGCGTAATTTCGAGAAAAGGTTCGACTTCTGAAGACCAAGCAAAAGTTGAAGAGGCATTTCTTTCAGAAGAAAATACAGAGTTTACTGGATACGATAAGACGAAAGATCTTTCGACTGTTGTAAAAACTTACTCTTCAGATGGACAGACAATTTACTTCTCAACTTTTAAAACACCATTTTACGGTGAGTCTGGTGGGCAGGCCGGAGATATTGGTTATGCGACAACATCAAACGGAAAAGTGGAAATTATTGATACAATCAAAATCAAGGGAACTCATGTTCATGTGGGACATGTTATTGAAGGAAAACTTGAAGAAGGTGATCAAGTTGAATTAGTTGTTGATGAAAAAAATAGAAAAGCATCAATGAGAAATCACACAGCTACTCACTTACTACACTCAGCACTTCATAAAGTTATTGGAACGCATGCTATTCAAAAAGGTTCTTCTGTATCTGCTGATAGACTTCGTTTTGACTTTCAAAATCCTGGTGCTGTGACAAAAGATGAACTAGAAAAAGTAGAACTTCTTGTTAATTCTTGGATTATGTCAAATAACTCAAAGACAACTGATCTTTGTGGCTATGAAGAAGCAATAGAAAAAGGTGCAATGGCCCTTTTTGGTGAGAAATATGATTCAGAAGTTCGAGTTGTTTCTTTTGGCCCTGAATCTGTAGAGCTTTGTGGTGGTACTCACGTTAATGCAACTGGTGATATTGGATTATTCCTTATCACAGCTGAAAGTTCAGTGGCTAAAGGTGTAAGACGTATTGAAGCCGTTACTGGTGAAAAGGCAATTCTTCTAATGCAGGAGAGGGCGAAGTTTTTAAGAGACGCTTCTGAGGAGTTAAAAGTAAAGCCAGAAGAAGTCGCTACAAAAATTAAAGAACTTAGAATTGAAATGAAAAATAAAATCAAAGAAGCAAAGGAAAATGCGGGAAGTGCTTCTTTGGAAAAAGAAATTAAACTTGAAGTATCTGGAGTTAAATTCTTCGCAGGTGTGACTAGTGGTGATCCAAATGATCTTAAGGCCATGGGTGATGACCTTATCAACCGTGGAGAGTATCAACTTATTTGTCTTACAGGAAAAGACGATAAATCTGTTAAGGCATTTGTTTGGTCAAATGATTCTTTAAATAAGAAAGTTAAGGCCGGTGATGCACTTAAAAATATTCTCGAGGTAATCGGTGGACGTGGTGGTGGAAAGCCGCAATTTGCTCAGGGTGGTTCACCTGAAGTTGCAAAATTACCAGACCTTGTGAAATACCTAGAATCTGACTTCCAAGCTTGGTTATCTACTAAAATTTAA